The Gouania willdenowi unplaced genomic scaffold, fGouWil2.1 scaffold_129_arrow_ctg1, whole genome shotgun sequence genome includes a region encoding these proteins:
- the LOC114458568 gene encoding ras GTPase-activating protein-binding protein 2-like yields the protein MVMEKPSPLDVGQEFVRQYYTVLKKAPASLHRFYGRRSSFVHGGLDPNGKLAEAVYEQEEIRKKIKSLQFSECRTKIWHVDAHGTLSDGVVVQVLGELSNSGQPMRKFMQTFVLALDGSSSNTFYVYHNIFRYEDEVFGNSHAEHKEESEEAVEKEPKERQPSPEPHPDTNGVEGPMEESAPEPEPDPKSEEINSERENKVLEEIKDKTPSQVHEESPTNTQEASKTSSWTLVTSKNHSQKEKRKACRVAPSGIPPHVDKATPPRVEMQTTPLHPKEQRTRDRLSVPPRGPRPGGRDGEPGIIDNRCVVRHPDSHQLFVGNLPQDIVKRELKEFFMTYGNVVNLWINTKSVGGKLPNFGFVVFDNSDSVQRILEAQVEGPIMFQDKVRLKVKERKPRAVREQETRPGRVDMAPKLSMGSGRGAGGQGEGRFTTQRR from the coding sequence ATGGTGATGGAGAAGCCAAGTCCCCTGGATGTTGGGCAGGAGTTTGTGAGGCAGTATTATACTGTCCTAAAGAAGGCTCCAGCTTCTTTGCACAGATTTTATGGGAGGAGATCCTCCTTTGTTCATGGAGGACTTGATCCAAATGGAAAGCTGGCTGAAGCTGTGTATGAGCAAGAGGAAATCCGCAAGAAGATCAAGTCACTGCAGTTCAGTGAATGCCGCACAAAGATCTGGCACGTGGATGCCCATGGCACTCTGAGTGATGGAGTTGTTGTACAGGTGCTTGGAGAGCTGTCCAACAGTGGCCAACCAATGAGGAAGTTTATGCAGACGTTTGTGCTTGCTCTAGACGGTTCAAGTTCCAACACGTTCTATGTGTACCACAACATCTTCCGCTATGAGGATGAAGTATTTGGAAACTCTCATGCTGAGCATAAAGAAGAATCAGAGGAAGCTGTGGAAAAGGAGCCAAAGGAGAGGCAGCCATCCCCTGAGCCTCACCCTGACACTAATGGAGTAGAGGGGCCAATGGAAGAGTCAGCTCCAGAGCCTGAGCCAGACCCTAAATCAGAGGAGATCAATTcagaaagagaaaataaagtCCTGGAAGAAATTAAGGACAAAACACCATCACAAGTTCATGAGGAATCTCCAACAAATACTCAGGAGGCTTCCAAGACATCATCCTGGACCCTGGTGACCAGCAAAAATCACTCACAAAAAGAGAAGAGGAAAGCGTGCAGAGTCGCCCCCTCTGGTATCCCCCCTCATGTTGACAAAGCAACACCGCCTAGAGTTGAGATGCAAACGACACCCCTGCACCCCAAAGAACAGCGCACTCGTGACAGACTGAGCGTCCCTCCACGAGGCCCTAGACCTGGAGGTAGAGATGGTGAGCCTGGGATTATAGACAACAGGTGTGTTGTTCGACACCCTGACAGTCACCAGCTGTTTGTTGGAAACCTTCCACAGGACATTGTTAAGCGCGAGCTCAAGGAATTCTTCATGACATATGGAAATGTTGTGAACCTGTGGATTAACACCAAGAGCGTTGGGGGAAAATTGCCCAACTTTGGATTCGTGGTGTTCGACAACTCTGATTCCGTTCAAAGAATCCTGGAGGCGCAGGTAGAAGGGCCCATAATGTTCCAAGATAAGGTGCGTCTCAAAGTGAAGGAGAGGAAGCCGAGGGCAGTCCGTGAACAAGAGACCCGTCCCGGCCGGGTGGACATGGCCCCTAAACTGAGCATGGGTTCTGGAAGAGGAGCTGGTGGTCAGGGAGAAGGTCGCTTCACAACCCAGCGCCGCTGA